GCGAGGTCGGGCTCAGCATCGACGCGGTCACGCAGGCCGTCCTCGACGCCGGCGTGCAATCGTTCGCGGATTCGTTCAACCAGCTGACGAAGGCGATCGCCTCGCGGTCGCAGGACGTCAAGGCGGGAGGGCGCCGGTGAAGGTCGGGTTCGTCGGTTTCGGACGAATGGGCGGCAACATGGTCACCCGCCTCTTGCAGCGCGGGCACACGATCTCGGTGTTTGCGCGCCGGGCCGAGGTCCGGGCCGAGGTGAAGGCCCACGGCGCGACCCCGGCCGCCTCGATCGCCGAACTGGTCGGCCAGCTACAGCCGCCGCGCATCGTGTGGATGATGGTTCCGTCGGGCGATCCGGTGGAACAGACGATCGCGGAGCTGACGCCGCTGCTTCAGAAGGGTGACGTCATCGTGGACGGCGGCAACTCCAACTACCGCGACTCGATCCGGCGCGCGGCGGCCGCCAAGGCGAAGGGACTCCAGTACATCGACGCCGGCACGAGCGGCGGCATCTGGGGCCTGGAGGTCGGCTACTGCATGATGGTCGGCGGTGATCCGGAACCGGTTAAGATGCTCGAGCCGGTGTTCCGCGACCTCGCGCCCGAGGACGGCTACCTGCACGCGGGCCCGAGCGGCGCCGGCCACTACGTGAAGATGATCCACAACGGCATCGAGTACGGGATGCTGCAGTCCTACGCCGAGGGCTTCGCGATCCTCCACGCCGCGCCGTTCCGGCTGGACCTCCGCAAGATCAGCACGCTGTGGAACCACGGCAGCGTCGTGCGATCCTGGCTGCTCGAGCTGGCCGAGCGGGCGTTTACGGGCGACCCCAACATGGAGACGATCCGCGGGTACGTCGAGGACTCCGGGGAAGGCCGCTGGACGGTGCAGGAAGCGATCGACCGCAACGTCCCGGCGCCGGTGATCACGCTCTCGCTGCTGCAGCGGCTGCGCTCCCGCGAGGACGAGGACTTCGGCGACAAGGTGATCGCGGCGCTGCGGAAGCAGTTCGGCGGCCACGCGACCAAGCCGAAGTAGCGGATGAGCACGGTCTCGGCCCAGTTCGCGCTGAGGGAAGGCCTGCGCCTGCGGCGCGTCCCGGACCCCTGCGCGGTCGTGATCTTCGGCGCCACCGGCGACCTCACGCACGACAAACTCATGCCGTCTTTGTACACGCTCGCGCGGCTCGGGATGGCGCCGCCGAACCTCACCGTCATCGGGGTCGCGCGCCGCCCGAAGACCGACGAAGTCTTCCGCGCCGAGATGGCGCAGGCGATCCTCGGCCCCTCGGCGGACGGCGGCGGGCAGCCGCTGTGGGAGGCGTTTGCGCAGGGCCTCTTTTACGTCCAGGCGGAGTTTCACGATTCCGAGGGCTACGCTCGCGTTCGCGCCGCGCTGGAGCGCGCCGACCAGGAGCGGGGGGCGTCCGGCAACCGCTTGTACTACCTCGCGACCGCGCCCGAGTTCTACGGCGACATCATCCAGCAGCTCGACCGGCACGGGCTCGTCGAGCGCGCGGGTTCGACCCGCGCGGGCGGCGACGGGCGGCGGC
The nucleotide sequence above comes from bacterium. Encoded proteins:
- the gnd gene encoding decarboxylating 6-phosphogluconate dehydrogenase, which gives rise to MKVGFVGFGRMGGNMVTRLLQRGHTISVFARRAEVRAEVKAHGATPAASIAELVGQLQPPRIVWMMVPSGDPVEQTIAELTPLLQKGDVIVDGGNSNYRDSIRRAAAAKAKGLQYIDAGTSGGIWGLEVGYCMMVGGDPEPVKMLEPVFRDLAPEDGYLHAGPSGAGHYVKMIHNGIEYGMLQSYAEGFAILHAAPFRLDLRKISTLWNHGSVVRSWLLELAERAFTGDPNMETIRGYVEDSGEGRWTVQEAIDRNVPAPVITLSLLQRLRSREDEDFGDKVIAALRKQFGGHATKPK